In Stanieria sp. NIES-3757, the DNA window AAAACTAAAAGTAGTGCGAATTGTCCCGATAACTAAATCATCATTATCTTGATTATTATCAGGGGCAGACACCCACACCACTCCAGGAGTCACGGCGATATTATCTGTGACCTGATACTGATAAAACGCCTCCACGTGTAACGAAGTATCCCCATCATCCCCAATTCCCTCAATACTCGAATCAGTTACCCACGGTTCCATTCCCACGATAATTCCTGCTAAATTTCCTTCCTTGCCTAAATCGGGAAACGCTAAGGTAGCTGCCCAATTCCAAACCTCCTGCGTCCCCCGGTCTAATTGTCCTCCCAAAGTGGAAAGAGTCGTGACTTTACTCAACGCACCCCAACCTCCAACCACAATGCGATCGCTCAAGCTATAAGATACTTGTATTCCATAGGAATTACTCACTGTTGGGACAGCTTCACCAAATAAATCTTCAGTTAAAGATTGGATATTAGCGTTCGTACTACCCGTTTCGGTATCACTTTGGTTATAACCATGAACATAGGTAGCAGCGACAGTTAAACTCTCACTGGGGGTAAAGGTAAGTTGTCCAAGGGCAGAAAAAGGGCCATTAAATAAACCATTGCCCTGATTCGGATCGTTAGCAGGATTCGCTAAATAACCAGCACTGAGTTCTAACTTATCTCCTAAGCGATGAATGATACCCAACCCTGCATCGCCTGGGGGTAAATAAATTGGGTTACGAGTGCCAAAAGTAGAAATTGCCCCACTACCACCATCGCCATCAAGGACACTGACAGTATTAGCAATGTCATCGGCGGCGGTTCCTGCTGCACCTAAAATGACATTGGTATTGTCTCCCAAGGGAAGGTTATAAAAAAGGACTTCTAAACCCAAATCGTTATCGGCAGGTTCGGCAAAGGCTAAGTCTCCTGCAAAAGTACCAGTTTCCTCGGCAAAGGAGGGGAAGTTGCCAGTCGAAAGACGAGTAAAGAGTAGATCTTCTCCGCTAAAGCTGGTTTCTAGTTCGAGGCGGGTACGGTTTCCTAAAACTGCTACTTGGTCGGCATCTCCTGCCACGACGCTACCTAAGCCAAAGATTACTTCTCCGACTAGTTTGGTGGTGGTTGAGAATTGAGTCAATTCTAACTCGCCAATCCGAGCTTGTATTCCATCGGTTCTTCCCTTTAAGATAGCTAATTCTTCTTGAAATTCTTGCATTAACTGTAAAATAGTTTTTAGCTCTTCTCGCGAAATAGTTTCGCTGCTGCTAATCAAACGTTCGATTTGATTTAAACAAGAATTTAATCCTGCTGCAAATTCGTAACGAGATAAAGACTGATTACCCCGATAGGTTTGATTGGGATAACCGACAATACAACCATAACGGTCTACTAAACTTCTTAAAGCTTCGTAAGCCCAGTCCGTTGGAGAGACATCCTTTAATTGATTGACATTATTAATTTGAGACATGGGATGGTCATAATTATAGTCTTCAATTACTTTTAAGCTATCTTTCTCAATATTTCTTTGATTTTCTTTGGTTTTTTCTCTAGCTTGCCTTACAACATTTAAACTAAGGTTTTGATCACTTGGTTCTTCTAGGGCTTGAGCTTCTGTAAATAAAGCTAAAGAAATCGCAATTATAGTTACAATACTAGTTGGAATTTCCCATAATATATTTAACATTTTTCTTAATACTCACACCAAATTTGTAGAGCAAACTTAAAAAAAAATTGCTCTTTTGAAATATCGACTCTATTTTGACATTTTATTTCATTAATAAAATCTAAAATAAAAAAAATATGAATAATTTACCAATTTAACGCTCTTTATTGCTAAATTAATTTGATGACTTTGACTAGCTATAAATTTAAATTATTTAATAATATAGCTCAATGGTAGCTTGCGAAAAAAGCTAGATAATCAGCAATAAGCAGTAAATTACGTAAATAAGAAACTATCTTGACTCAACCATTGACAAAAAAACTTGTTTGATTTTATAGGTATCAAAAAACTTTAGATTAGTCAGTACAGACTAGGTATCAAATCGAGTATTTTTTGATCTTTTTTTAATTAATATTGAATAAATATATTTTGTTCATGAAAACTAGATAAAGCTTTTTCTTGAGTCTAAGTTTATGAAATAATTGATTTATTCAAAGTCAATGTATTTACTCTATTAGCTGGTAAATATTATATATAGTTACAGACGATCAAATGTGCTTAGGCACGTTGTTTTATTTTTAAACAAGATTATCAAGATATCAATATTTGTTTTTAATAATTTTTTACCAAGCTTGTTTTCCCTTATCTTACAATATGCTATAAGCTATCTAAGCCTTGCTGTTAAACTATGACTTTAATAGATTCTAATAAATTCCATACTTTGATTAATACTTTCGGTACTATATTGTTTGCGTTAACTTTATTATGGGCTGTCTGGTTCGCTTCAAAAATGGATTAGTTTTTAGCCCATTTAGAACTTGTTAGTTAAAATCTCAAAAGCAATTTTTTTAAACATCAGAATTTGCAGGTATGGCTGACATAGAGATGTAAAAAAAAGATACGAAGATAAAACGACACTTTGTAGGGTTCGGTAATTTATTTGAGCCTTAAAAATTATGTAGCATTTTATACGTAAAATTTATAAATTACTGAAATGAAGATGAAGAGAAGCCTATTTTTATAGAACCCATTTGACATCTTCCAAGTATGGACTTAAAGTTCTCGAAAGTATCAAAATTCATTGACCATGAAGTATTCCAGTAGCCTTAGCGATGAAGAATGGGAAATTCTAGAACCCCTGTTAGTTAAGATATTGCCGACTAAGAAGCAAACCCGACCTGCCAATTGGACAAGGCGAGAAATCCTTGACGGAATACTCTATCAACTCAAAAATGGTTGTAATTGGGCAGACTTGCCCAAAGATTTACCTCCCTACTCAACTGTCTATTGGCACTACAAGCAGTGGCGAAAGGTAGGGGTGTTTGAAAAGCTCATGAATGCCTTACATGAACAAGTACGTCAGCAGGTTAAAAAAAACCTAAGTGGACAACATTAATAATCATTGACTCTCAAGCCGTGAAAAATACCTGTAATGCCAGTGTCGCTTCCAAAGGCTTTTGTTTTTACAAAGCCACGAATGGGATTAAAAGACATCTGGCAATTGATACACTGGGATTTCCTTTCTTTACCCACTGCACACCAGCAAATGTCTCGGATGATGCAGGATTGATTGAGATGCTGACGCTAAATATTGACTATTTCCAGTCAAAACCCGTTAACCTTCCGAAGCTCACTATTTTGCTAGACCACGGATATCATCCCGAACATTTGACTGAGCAATTGGAGCAAGTTTATCCCGAGATCATGACGAAAATCAAGTTTGAACTGTCCACCAAACCCTCGAAACAAGAGAAGGCAGCGCAAGGGAAATCTGGATTTGTTCCTGCTGTTGCTCGCTGGGTGATTGAACGCTCAAACGCTTGGATGGAGCGTTGTAAAAGTTTGGTTAAAAACTTTGAGCGCGAGATACGCGGAGGTTTCCTCCGCTTGTAGAATCGCGCTGTTGAGCGAACTTTATCTCATGCGACTGCCAAGATCGATCTCTGCTTCGTCAGATTAATGCTTAAGCGGCTTTCAGTCTCTTCGTGAGATCTCAAATGGGTTCTATAGTAGGAAAATCATGTCATTGGAATTAAAGTCATGTAATAGGTAATTTTTAAGCTTTTGTTTTAATCTCAAATTGCTTAGTTTCGTTAGTGCGAATCATAGTGAATCAATAGATTTAAAACAATTAAAATTCGTTAAGCTTAGTTATCTCAATGTACAACAAGCTTGGTCAATCACTAAGTACAAAAATTATTGGCTCATACATTAACTTTAAAATAGCTTCATTTACACTTTATTAAAATTTGATTTTATTTTAATTATTTCAGATAACTTTTTAAATAAATTTTAAAAAGATAATAGTAGATTTTCTTGTGTAAATTAGATTTAAAGCAATTGAATTATAATACTAATCTCTTCATGATCAATTCAAAAATACAATATAAATAATT includes these proteins:
- a CDS encoding porin type major outer membrane protein, which gives rise to MLNILWEIPTSIVTIIAISLALFTEAQALEEPSDQNLSLNVVRQAREKTKENQRNIEKDSLKVIEDYNYDHPMSQINNVNQLKDVSPTDWAYEALRSLVDRYGCIVGYPNQTYRGNQSLSRYEFAAGLNSCLNQIERLISSSETISREELKTILQLMQEFQEELAILKGRTDGIQARIGELELTQFSTTTKLVGEVIFGLGSVVAGDADQVAVLGNRTRLELETSFSGEDLLFTRLSTGNFPSFAEETGTFAGDLAFAEPADNDLGLEVLFYNLPLGDNTNVILGAAGTAADDIANTVSVLDGDGGSGAISTFGTRNPIYLPPGDAGLGIIHRLGDKLELSAGYLANPANDPNQGNGLFNGPFSALGQLTFTPSESLTVAATYVHGYNQSDTETGSTNANIQSLTEDLFGEAVPTVSNSYGIQVSYSLSDRIVVGGWGALSKVTTLSTLGGQLDRGTQEVWNWAATLAFPDLGKEGNLAGIIVGMEPWVTDSSIEGIGDDGDTSLHVEAFYQYQVTDNIAVTPGVVWVSAPDNNQDNDDLVIGTIRTTFSF
- a CDS encoding putative transposase; the protein is MKYSSSLSDEEWEILEPLLVKILPTKKQTRPANWTRREILDGILYQLKNGCNWADLPKDLPPYSTVYWHYKQWRKVGVFEKLMNALHEQVRQQVKKNLSGQH
- a CDS encoding IS4 family transposase; the encoded protein is MKNTCNASVASKGFCFYKATNGIKRHLAIDTLGFPFFTHCTPANVSDDAGLIEMLTLNIDYFQSKPVNLPKLTILLDHGYHPEHLTEQLEQVYPEIMTKIKFELSTKPSKQEKAAQGKSGFVPAVARWVIERSNAWMERCKSLVKNFEREIRGGFLRL